Proteins from a single region of Mytilus trossulus isolate FHL-02 chromosome 2, PNRI_Mtr1.1.1.hap1, whole genome shotgun sequence:
- the LOC134705196 gene encoding BTB/POZ domain-containing protein 6-like → MGILCLKSVSCKYRNKLARQGTVVSNKEDDWLLNKHVLQMSEEVIDWRHDKSPQDCLKYLLFKETLSDVHFIFNNDYSSGRVPAHTFVLAMRSAVFEDELFTERAEHEDILVEDISKDIFEMMLKYIYTNMTKITNANSVGLLQAAMKYQIQGLADLCVAHMERSLNRNNVCKILDEAVNFEIPSLKTSALYFLSNFTREVFKTEGFLSLSYTSLDLILDLDKLSTSEIEVFKAVVLWADEQCKKNNIPDEGENKRNILGDMFYKLRIPAMTLRQYSNIVVTSELLTEQEQLQLFKYFTLQPSLKSKVSVTIANFPMKPRLRTKALDDWQPKKSTPTKKKQVRFASSNQVNVTQLPAEPVYGDDNLDAREVEAQEVFG, encoded by the exons ATGGGAATCCTTTGTTTGAAGTCTGTCTCATGCAAATACAGAAATAAGTTGGCAAGACAGGGCACAGTTGTCTCTAATAAGGAAGACGACTGGTTGCTGAACAAACACGTCCTCCAG atGTCAGAAGAAGTTATCGACTGGAGGCATGATAAATCGCCACAAGattgtctaaaatatttacTGTTCAAAGAAACACTATCAGATGTTCATTTCATCTTCAACAATGACTATTCGTCTGGTAGAGTTCCAGCgcatacatttgtacttgcCATGCGCAGTGCAGTCTTTGAAGATGAATTATTTACAGAACGTGCAGAACACGAGGATATTCTTGTAGAAGATATTTCAAAAGACATATTTGAAATGATGTTGAA ATATATTtacacaaacatgacaaagataACCAATGCAAATAGTGTTGGTTTGTTACAAGCAGCCATGAAATATCAGATTCAGGGACTAGCCGACTTGTGTGTTGCACATATGGAAAGATCACTCAACCGGAACAACGTCTGCAAGATTTTGGACGAGGCAGTCAACTTCGAAATCCCTTCTTTAAAGACAAGTgctttatattttctttcaaattttaccCGGGAAGTTTTCAAAACAGAGGGATTTCTATCTCTTTCTTACACAAGTCTGGATTTAATTTTAG ATTTGGACAAACTGTCAACATCTGAAATTGAAGTTTTCAAAGCTGTCGTTTTGTGGGCGGATGAGCAGTGTAAAAAGAACAATATACCTGATGAAGGGGAAAATAAACGAAACATACTTGGCGACATGTTCTACAAACTGAGAATTCCAGCAATGACTTTACGACAATATTCTAATATTGTGGTCACGAGTGAATTGCTGACTGAACAAGAACAGTTACagttattcaaatatttcacaCTTCAACCGTCATTGAAATCAAAAGTGTCAGTGACAATTGCGAATTTTCCGATGAAACCAAGGTTAAGGACAAAGGCTTTAGATGATTGGCAACCCAAAAAGTCAACAccaacaaaaaagaaacaagtaAGATTTGCATCAAGTAATCAAGTTAATGTGACGCAACTTCCGGCCGAGCCAGTTTATGGGGACGATAATTTAGACGCAAGGGAAGTGGAAGCTCAAGAAGTTTTTGGATGA
- the LOC134707451 gene encoding uncharacterized protein LOC134707451, translated as MTKIYDIPEYILVSYVLFWFGFFFHFIGFVAPNWYSYTKYGNTTIYGGIWRTCDKIIGCQDIIDGDVSSWMEATQTFEIFGFLILLVTAAIFTAKLCRFENKTDKYTWIIIGLLFTSCFFVMLGFIIFASAAPAIIQTNMDFAFGMIIVAAIFLVLSGNFFVLDATK; from the exons ATGACGAAAATATATGATATTCCGGaatatatactagtatcttACGTGTTATTTTGGTTTGGATTTTTCTTCCATTTCATTGGATTTGTTGCACCAAACTGGTATAGCTACACAAAGTATGGTAACACTACTATATATGGCGGTATTTGGAGAACCTGTGATAAAATTATTGGATGTCAGGATATAATTGATGGGGACGTATCTT CATGGATGGAAGCTACTCAGACATTTGAAATATTCGGGTTTCTCATCCTTCTTGTGACAGCAGCCATTTTTACCGCCAAATTATGtcgttttgaaaacaaaacggACAAATATACGTGGATAATTATTGGACTTTTATTCACCAGCT GCTTTTTCGTCATGCTTGGATTTATCATATTTGCATCGGCCGCTCCAGCAATTATTCAAACGAACATGGACTTTGCCTTCGGTATGATCATTGTGGCGGCAATATTCTTAGTGCTTAGTggaaacttttttgttttagatgCCACAAAGTAG
- the LOC134707452 gene encoding uncharacterized protein LOC134707452 gives MCLVNKDRSPRLFQFMRYFGLFVGCMAKFVSGSIFTFNVYQGDIKSLFNYTQTEVELQSSLLNLGLGIGFIPGVLYDKFGPFWTSAAGLIVSVGSYMLLWSTTKFVPFYKNNSWLMGIYFLLCGLGSAFTYMVALNTNIMNFDKKYRGTIVGLLNSFIAGSPSVFVQIYLHVLTGSGGTKYANFLVFFAILFAVVGIMCMLFLRIYTDDFQDDTIKIIPDNESINGTNTVETYRKESHTGTEMNSISTSQVTSSSCCSNNNDELSDKDSMSLKQIVCNLDYHLFSWMFVFAAAIGLVFLNNLTTISKSVRLSQHDSVLLILIPISNAIVSFSLGFLSDVLKDKIPRMTLLLASCVLFTVSLLLAILKGSAFGVLVISTILCGASTGIIWTLSPTVMSERFCLQNIGRNWGMTILLAAVVGFGIQEIFGHLYDHQLANAQGGNCFGLSCVRGGLIAGLVSGILSVLVCIIYMTKRRIQRFLVQRQRTES, from the exons ATGTGTTTAGTCAACAAAGACAGATCTCCAAGATTGTTCCAGTTTATGAGGTATTTTGGACTGTTCGTCGGCTGTATGGCAAAGTTTGTTTCTGGGTCAATATTTACGTTCAATGTTTACCAGGGAGATATTAAGTCATTGTTCAATTATACACAGACAGAAG TGGAACTACAGTCTTCCCTATTAAATCTTGGACTAGGGATAGGTTTTATTCCTGGTgttttgtatgacaaatttggtccaTTTTGGACATCAGCTGCAGGTCTTATAGTGTCTGTTGGATCATACATGCTTCTATGGAGTACTACAAAGTTTGTACCTTTCTACAAAAACAACAGCTGGTTAATGGGGATCTACTTtttactatgcg GTTTAGGATCTGCATTTACTTACATGGTCGCACTGAACACtaatataatgaattttgataaaaagtatCGTGGAACAATCGTTGGGCTGCTGAATTCATTCATTGCTGGTAGTCCGTCTGTGTTTGTACAGATATATCTGCACGTATTGACAGGATCTGGAGGAACAAAGTATGCTAATTTTCTAGTGTTTTTTGCGATCTTGTTCGCTGTTGTAGGCATAATGTGTATGTTGTTTCTCCGTATATACACGGACGATTTTCAAGACGACACCATCAAAATTATTCCGGACAATGAAAGTATAAATGGAACTAATACAGTAGAAACTTATCGTAAAGAAAGCCACACTGGGACGGAGATGAATTCTATTTCAACGTCTCAGGTTACAAGTTCATCATGCTGTTCAAACAACAATGACGAACTAAGTGATAAAGATTCTATGAGTTTAAAACAAATCGTCTGTAATCTTGATTAccatttattttcttggatGTTCGTGTTTGCTGCTGCTATAGGTTTAGTTTTTCTCAATAATTTGACAACAATATCAAAGTCAGTGCGATTGAGTCAACACGACAGTGTACTTCTAATTCTTATTCCTATTAGTAATGCTATCGTAAGTTTTTCTTTAGGATTTTTATCAGACGTGCTGAAAGACAAGATTCCACGAATGACACTTTTATTAGCTTCGTGTGTTTTGTTCACTGTTAGTTTATTGCTTGCAATTTTGAAAGGATCTGCCTTCGGGGTGCTAGTAATTTCAACAATATTGTGCGGAGCTAGCACTGGAATAATTTGGACGCTTTCACCCACAGTGATGAGTGAACGTTTTTGTCTACAAAACATTGGAAGAAATTGGGGCATGACTATTCTTTTAGCCGCAGTTGTTGGTTTCGGAATCCAAGAAATTTTCGGTCATTTGTATGATCATCAGTTAGCAAATGCACAAGGTGGAAATTGTTTTGGACTATCATGCGTTAGGGGAGGTCTTATAGCAGGTCTTGTTTCTGGTATTTTATCCGTACTTGTTTGTATCATTTATATGACAAAACGTAGAATTCAAAGATTTTTAGTACAGAGACAAAGAACCGAATCATAA